One window from the genome of Dyadobacter sp. CECT 9275 encodes:
- a CDS encoding DUF1624 domain-containing protein, which translates to MTKAIGSGRINSIDILRGIVMVIMALDHVREFFNIDALTKDPLDIENGTAVMFFTRWITHYCAPTFVFLSGISAGLSASKKSLKEGSAFMIRRGVWLIFAEITIITFALTYNPFYHFIIFQVIWVIGWGLVLLGLVRLLSQKAVLFIGLIIVLGHNLLDYVHLPEGSAKQAVINIFFQSRGFTIPFSDERLLVFLYAIIPWAGIMMIGYGIYPWFLNYSQAQRKKMLMVAGLSSIFLFLAIRFVNLYGDPLPWLPQKTGFQTFLSFLNTTKYPPSLLYTAMTIGPALLALAFLEKSTNRLANLCMVYGKVPFFYYVLHFYTIHTLSVALFFISGYGSKDIISADSPFWFRPPTFGYSLPLTYLIWLAIVAGLYVPCIRFAAYKRAHSDKWWVHYL; encoded by the coding sequence ATGACAAAGGCTATCGGTTCCGGCAGGATCAATTCCATTGATATTCTCCGTGGAATCGTGATGGTGATTATGGCGCTGGATCACGTGCGGGAATTTTTTAACATAGACGCGCTTACCAAAGATCCTCTTGATATCGAAAACGGTACGGCCGTTATGTTTTTTACCAGATGGATCACCCATTATTGTGCCCCTACCTTTGTATTTCTTTCCGGGATTTCGGCGGGGCTGTCCGCTTCTAAAAAAAGCCTGAAAGAAGGTTCTGCGTTTATGATCCGGCGAGGGGTATGGCTCATATTTGCCGAGATCACCATCATAACTTTTGCACTGACGTATAACCCTTTTTATCATTTTATTATTTTCCAGGTGATATGGGTTATTGGCTGGGGGCTGGTATTGCTTGGGTTGGTCCGCCTGTTGTCACAAAAAGCAGTCCTCTTCATAGGCCTGATCATCGTACTGGGGCACAATCTGTTGGATTATGTACACTTGCCCGAAGGTTCAGCAAAACAGGCTGTTATCAATATTTTTTTCCAAAGCCGCGGTTTTACCATTCCGTTTTCCGATGAGCGGCTTTTAGTATTTCTCTATGCCATCATTCCCTGGGCCGGGATTATGATGATCGGTTATGGTATCTATCCCTGGTTCTTGAATTACAGCCAGGCGCAGCGGAAAAAGATGCTGATGGTAGCCGGCCTAAGCAGTATTTTTCTTTTTCTGGCCATCCGTTTTGTTAATTTATATGGTGATCCTTTGCCCTGGCTACCTCAGAAAACCGGCTTTCAAACTTTCCTGTCCTTCCTGAACACTACGAAATATCCCCCATCTCTGCTCTATACGGCCATGACCATCGGCCCGGCATTACTGGCGCTGGCTTTCCTTGAGAAATCAACCAACCGATTGGCCAACCTATGCATGGTATACGGCAAGGTTCCGTTTTTCTATTATGTGTTACACTTTTACACCATACATACGCTTTCGGTGGCACTTTTCTTTATCTCAGGGTATGGAAGTAAAGATATCATTTCAGCTGATTCGCCCTTTTGGTTTCGTCCTCCTACCTTCGGATACTCCCTGCCACTTACTTACCTGATCTGGCTGGCTATTGTCGCTGGCTTATACGTCCCCTGTATAAGATTTGCCGCCTACAAACGAGCCCATTCGGATAAGTGGTGGGTTCACTATCTATAA
- a CDS encoding alpha/beta fold hydrolase gives MLVFRLGLVLIFLYISSENKVLGRMYADKKFPSEEIADPTRMNVYFISGLGADQRVFSKLQLSGEYKVNYIKWIDPLKNETLKHYAKRLVCQIDTTRPFHLVGLSFGGIVAAELASLVHPRQIIIISSTSTGVPVSGFYQKLIRFLLLHPLAAPVLKSPNFLVYRYFGANTPALKKLLKGVLEDTDGRFLKWALIRLSSWKRLTKPENLYHIHGSADRLIALKLVQPDVVVEGAGHLMVYDRASEISDLLNNRLGTSAED, from the coding sequence ATGTTAGTATTTCGGCTCGGGCTGGTTCTTATTTTCTTGTATATTTCATCTGAAAATAAGGTGTTGGGAAGGATGTATGCCGACAAAAAATTTCCTTCGGAAGAGATAGCTGACCCGACGCGGATGAATGTATATTTTATAAGTGGTTTAGGTGCAGACCAACGGGTATTCAGTAAGCTGCAACTTAGCGGCGAGTACAAGGTGAATTATATCAAGTGGATCGATCCTCTTAAGAATGAAACGTTGAAACACTACGCCAAAAGGCTTGTTTGTCAGATCGATACCACGCGGCCGTTCCACCTGGTCGGGCTCTCGTTCGGAGGTATTGTGGCGGCCGAGTTAGCTAGTCTTGTGCATCCCAGGCAAATTATTATCATATCGAGTACTTCAACGGGTGTTCCGGTTTCCGGTTTTTACCAAAAGCTCATCCGTTTTCTCCTGCTGCATCCCTTGGCTGCACCGGTACTCAAATCACCGAATTTTTTAGTCTATCGTTATTTTGGTGCCAATACCCCTGCGCTCAAAAAGCTCCTGAAAGGGGTGTTGGAAGATACTGACGGTCGATTTCTTAAATGGGCGCTTATCCGGTTAAGTTCATGGAAACGGTTAACAAAACCAGAGAATCTGTATCATATTCATGGCAGTGCTGACAGGCTGATAGCACTCAAACTGGTCCAACCGGATGTGGTTGTTGAAGGAGCCGGGCACCTCATGGTATACGATCGTGCCTCGGAGATATCCGATCTGCTCAATAATCGGCTGGGTACCAGTGCCGAAGACTAA
- a CDS encoding ABC1 kinase family protein, whose product METIDRIPTSKIQRASKLISTGVKIGGNYLKYYGEKITSPETARDNLNNANAEDIYDGLRNLKGSALKLAQMLSMEKNFLPQAYVEKFSLSQFSVPPLSAPLVNKTFRRYFGKAPLDLFDTFNPNAINAASIGQVHQATKNGKMLAVKIQYPGVAESISSDLSLVKPIAVKMFNIQAKDSEKYFKEVETKLIEETNYILEIGQSSEVAHACAHIPHLRFPQYYPEYSCERVITMDWMNGRHLSEFCKSNRSQAIADKIGQALWDFYMFQVHTLRKVHADPHPGNFLVDAEDNLIAIDFGCMKEIPEDFYVPYFELVDKKKLNDKVIYHQKLRELEILLDKDTKEETAYFSDLFYEILSLLTQPFQNEIFDFSDEAFFGKLAALGERYANDKELKKMNVNRGSKHFIYINRTFFGLFSLLHDLKAKIVTSQPVI is encoded by the coding sequence ATGGAAACAATAGACAGGATACCTACTTCTAAAATACAGCGTGCTTCCAAACTTATTTCTACCGGTGTAAAAATCGGGGGGAACTACCTTAAATACTATGGTGAAAAAATCACGAGCCCCGAAACCGCCCGTGATAACCTAAACAATGCCAATGCGGAAGATATCTATGACGGCCTTAGGAACCTGAAAGGCAGCGCGCTTAAACTGGCTCAGATGCTGAGTATGGAGAAAAATTTTCTGCCGCAGGCTTATGTTGAAAAATTTTCCTTGTCACAGTTTTCGGTACCTCCGCTTTCAGCCCCTTTGGTAAACAAAACCTTCCGCAGGTATTTCGGGAAGGCACCGCTGGATCTGTTTGATACCTTTAATCCCAATGCCATCAACGCAGCGAGTATCGGGCAGGTACATCAGGCTACCAAAAATGGCAAGATGCTGGCAGTGAAAATACAGTATCCGGGTGTAGCAGAGAGTATCAGTTCCGACCTGTCGCTCGTGAAGCCGATCGCCGTGAAGATGTTTAATATTCAGGCAAAGGATTCGGAGAAATACTTCAAGGAGGTGGAGACCAAGCTGATTGAGGAAACCAATTACATTCTGGAAATTGGTCAGAGCAGTGAAGTTGCCCATGCGTGTGCTCATATTCCTCACCTGAGATTTCCGCAGTATTATCCGGAGTATTCATGTGAAAGGGTGATTACAATGGACTGGATGAACGGCAGACATTTGTCGGAATTCTGCAAGAGCAATCGGTCGCAGGCTATTGCAGATAAGATCGGTCAGGCCTTGTGGGATTTTTATATGTTTCAGGTCCATACCCTTAGAAAAGTGCATGCAGATCCGCATCCGGGAAATTTTCTGGTGGACGCGGAGGATAACCTCATTGCGATTGATTTTGGCTGTATGAAGGAAATTCCTGAGGATTTTTATGTGCCCTATTTTGAGCTGGTGGATAAGAAGAAACTGAATGATAAAGTAATATATCATCAGAAATTACGGGAACTCGAAATTTTGCTGGATAAAGATACCAAAGAGGAAACGGCCTATTTCTCTGATTTGTTTTATGAAATATTATCCCTGCTGACCCAGCCATTCCAGAACGAAATCTTTGATTTTTCTGATGAAGCGTTTTTTGGAAAACTGGCCGCGCTTGGGGAAAGATATGCCAATGACAAAGAACTGAAAAAGATGAATGTCAACCGGGGTTCCAAGCATTTTATTTACATTAACCGTACCTTCTTCGGGTTGTTCAGCCTGCTGCACGATCTGAAAGCGAAGATCGTCACAAGCCAGCCTGTGATCTGA
- a CDS encoding AI-2E family transporter — translation MQELSPRPFIQQLSHALIAIGIITIGIYFGQDIVVPLAMALLLAVLLRPVEAFLIRMGIPKVLAITMAVTLAVLVLVGVTLLLSIQISDFSDEWPKLKKNINDFYRQVRRWIRREYRLSYWQQDQYLKKAQTQTLENFQSAETLGVVTGPLGTLILLPIYVFLLLYYRTMLLHFMVVLFTEKHKGKVVEVLNEIKTIIQSYMVGLLLETTAVATLNCVGLLLLNVQYAILLGVMAAILNLVPYIGGLVSIALAVLVTFINHPDGYTLLGVVGVFTAVQFIDNNLLVPLIIGSKVKINALASIVGVLIGGALAGFSGMFLSIPAIAILKAIFDRIENLKAWGILLGDESPEKARKSLIKTIAREKDPPQD, via the coding sequence ATGCAAGAACTCTCGCCGCGCCCGTTTATCCAGCAACTATCCCACGCACTCATTGCCATAGGAATCATCACGATTGGAATATATTTCGGGCAGGACATTGTCGTTCCCTTGGCTATGGCACTGCTGCTGGCAGTACTGCTCCGGCCCGTAGAAGCGTTTCTGATCCGGATGGGGATACCAAAAGTGCTGGCCATCACAATGGCTGTAACGCTGGCCGTGCTGGTGCTGGTGGGCGTGACGTTGTTGCTGTCCATCCAGATATCCGATTTTTCGGACGAATGGCCTAAGCTTAAAAAAAATATAAATGATTTTTACCGCCAGGTACGACGCTGGATAAGGCGGGAATACCGGCTCAGTTATTGGCAGCAGGATCAGTATCTCAAAAAAGCACAGACACAGACACTGGAAAACTTCCAGAGCGCCGAAACCCTGGGCGTAGTAACAGGTCCGCTGGGTACGCTGATTTTACTCCCGATTTATGTATTTCTGCTGCTCTATTACCGGACCATGCTTTTACATTTCATGGTAGTTTTATTTACGGAAAAACACAAAGGGAAGGTGGTGGAAGTACTCAACGAGATCAAGACGATCATTCAGAGTTATATGGTGGGTTTGCTGCTGGAAACCACCGCTGTTGCTACGTTAAACTGTGTGGGGCTGCTGCTGCTGAATGTTCAGTATGCCATTTTGCTTGGTGTTATGGCCGCAATCCTTAACCTGGTTCCATACATCGGCGGGCTTGTTTCCATAGCACTTGCCGTGCTCGTGACCTTCATCAACCACCCCGACGGATACACTTTACTAGGTGTGGTTGGTGTCTTCACAGCGGTTCAGTTTATAGACAACAATCTTTTGGTGCCACTCATCATCGGATCCAAGGTGAAGATCAATGCCCTTGCTTCCATTGTCGGGGTGCTGATCGGCGGGGCGCTTGCCGGCTTTTCGGGAATGTTCCTTTCCATTCCGGCCATCGCAATTTTAAAGGCCATTTTTGACCGTATCGAAAATCTGAAAGCCTGGGGAATATTACTGGGTGACGAATCCCCTGAAAAGGCCAGAAAAAGCCTGATCAAAACAATAGCCCGGGAAAAAGATCCGCCTCAGGATTAG
- a CDS encoding TonB-dependent receptor plug domain-containing protein — protein MKNMLLRYALFICFFAVQNVTAQEIALDPVTVTSSLVEKRASETGRNIAVIKGDYFQNLPVNSIDELLRYVPGLEIQARGPMGSQSDIVLRGGTYQQVLVVLDGLRLNDPNTGHFNSYIPIAPSEIERIEVLKGASSAIYGSEAVGGVIHVISKTFAAKLNQENSRKGIVKSAVNAAATAGQYGLWNMNAGGFAQTNRLAISAGVQSNNADGVRQRGTNGYFHNNTASLSANFNLSPHWHIALRSSYDSRDFSAQNFYTTFVSDTANEQVKTSWNQLKIGYKKGRSVVSLDGGYKHVKDQYLYNTVSIRNESLSELWQGLLLWQLQISPKTSLVSGVNYQNKAISSNDRGEHTIGQVAPFVTLSHRFGEYFTVSPALRVDWREHIGTETVPQINLSYKRDGWQLRGSAGKTIRDADFTERFNNYNKVLVTGGSVGNPDLKAERSFSYEAGADWFPKNNLKLSATYFQRLHRNLIDFVTTPYAQMPRKDNLSPTGTFALANNIASVNTTGVETDIQFTQKMEGSQSLWFNAGFTLLNSESSNQVPSFYVSSHAKFLANFSTLYQVGNFSVSISGIWKNRTARAATAIEAAVSKNYYVMNAKAEYGFLSRKIAVFVQADNLFNTRYSDLLGSRMPGSWLMGGVKFNWSNK, from the coding sequence ATGAAAAATATGTTACTGAGATACGCTTTGTTTATTTGCTTTTTTGCTGTTCAAAATGTTACCGCACAGGAAATCGCGCTGGACCCGGTTACTGTTACTTCTTCGCTAGTGGAAAAACGTGCGTCGGAAACCGGGCGAAATATCGCGGTGATTAAAGGAGATTATTTTCAGAATCTGCCGGTTAACAGTATTGACGAATTACTCCGTTATGTGCCGGGCCTGGAGATTCAGGCCCGTGGGCCGATGGGCTCACAGAGTGATATCGTTTTACGCGGAGGTACCTATCAGCAGGTACTGGTAGTGCTGGACGGGCTTCGCCTCAATGACCCCAATACCGGTCATTTTAATAGTTACATTCCCATAGCACCGTCAGAAATTGAACGGATTGAGGTTTTAAAAGGAGCATCTTCTGCTATATATGGTTCCGAAGCGGTAGGTGGCGTTATCCATGTCATATCCAAAACTTTTGCGGCTAAGCTCAATCAGGAAAACAGCCGGAAAGGTATAGTCAAATCGGCGGTTAATGCCGCCGCCACGGCAGGGCAATATGGATTATGGAATATGAACGCAGGGGGCTTTGCACAAACCAACCGGCTCGCAATTTCAGCGGGCGTTCAGTCCAACAATGCCGATGGTGTCAGGCAGCGCGGAACAAATGGTTATTTTCATAACAACACGGCTTCCCTGTCTGCAAATTTTAACCTGTCGCCGCATTGGCATATTGCGCTGAGATCATCTTATGACAGCCGCGATTTTTCTGCGCAGAACTTCTACACCACTTTCGTTTCGGATACCGCAAATGAGCAGGTGAAAACTTCCTGGAACCAGTTGAAAATTGGTTACAAGAAGGGCAGGTCTGTTGTTTCGCTTGATGGGGGGTACAAGCATGTGAAGGATCAGTATCTCTACAATACAGTATCGATCCGGAATGAGAGTCTCTCGGAACTGTGGCAGGGACTATTGTTGTGGCAATTGCAAATATCTCCCAAAACCAGTCTGGTATCAGGGGTTAATTATCAGAACAAGGCTATCTCTTCCAACGACCGAGGGGAGCATACCATCGGCCAGGTGGCCCCTTTTGTAACGTTATCACATCGCTTCGGGGAATATTTTACGGTCAGCCCTGCGCTTCGGGTAGACTGGCGGGAGCATATTGGAACAGAAACGGTTCCTCAGATAAATCTTTCTTACAAAAGAGATGGCTGGCAGCTGAGAGGAAGTGCCGGAAAGACCATTCGTGATGCGGATTTTACAGAGCGGTTTAATAATTATAATAAGGTACTCGTAACCGGCGGAAGTGTAGGGAATCCTGATCTGAAAGCGGAGCGGTCATTCAGTTACGAAGCCGGAGCGGACTGGTTCCCGAAGAATAACCTGAAACTCTCTGCCACCTATTTTCAACGGCTCCACCGTAACCTAATCGATTTCGTAACTACGCCCTATGCCCAAATGCCCCGTAAGGATAACCTTTCACCCACCGGGACCTTTGCGCTGGCTAACAACATAGCCTCGGTGAATACAACCGGTGTAGAAACCGATATACAGTTTACTCAAAAAATGGAAGGTAGCCAGAGCCTATGGTTTAATGCCGGATTCACTTTGCTGAACAGTGAAAGCAGCAATCAGGTGCCTTCTTTTTATGTATCATCCCATGCTAAATTTCTGGCCAATTTTTCAACACTTTATCAGGTAGGGAATTTCTCGGTCAGCATTAGTGGTATCTGGAAAAATCGAACCGCAAGAGCGGCTACGGCTATTGAGGCAGCCGTTTCCAAAAACTATTATGTCATGAATGCCAAAGCGGAGTATGGATTTCTAAGCCGAAAAATTGCTGTTTTCGTACAGGCTGACAACTTGTTTAACACCCGCTACAGCGATTTACTAGGTTCCCGAATGCCCGGCTCCTGGTTGATGGGTGGAGTGAAATTTAACTGGTCAAATAAGTAA
- a CDS encoding TetR family transcriptional regulator C-terminal domain-containing protein produces the protein MASKNKAVATPVQELTADKITALYLQYCLENGKRPESVYLFSKINGFAEKDFYQYFASLEAIEKQVFVSFHNMAAGLITQSEEAAAGGFRENLLTYYYTFFEILAANRSYVVFALKGEKNRLDSLLKLKELRNYFKWFIGSISAGYLKSQNERLRNAQLEALKEGAWIQLLVTLKFWLDDESAGFEKTDLFIEKSIRATFDLFEVTPLESVIDFGKFIFKESMR, from the coding sequence ATGGCATCAAAAAATAAAGCTGTCGCTACGCCTGTACAAGAGCTGACAGCCGATAAAATCACAGCATTATATCTGCAGTATTGCCTTGAAAATGGCAAAAGGCCTGAGTCTGTATACCTGTTCAGTAAGATCAACGGATTTGCAGAGAAAGATTTTTACCAATATTTTGCCTCGCTTGAAGCCATCGAAAAGCAGGTTTTTGTAAGCTTCCATAACATGGCAGCCGGGCTGATCACGCAAAGTGAAGAAGCCGCCGCGGGAGGCTTCAGGGAAAACCTGCTGACGTACTATTACACTTTTTTTGAGATACTGGCAGCCAACAGAAGTTATGTAGTGTTTGCACTCAAAGGAGAAAAAAACAGGCTGGATAGCTTATTGAAGCTCAAAGAACTCAGAAACTATTTCAAGTGGTTCATCGGAAGTATCAGCGCCGGTTACCTCAAATCGCAGAACGAACGCCTGCGTAACGCACAACTGGAGGCGTTAAAGGAAGGCGCCTGGATTCAACTGCTGGTTACGCTTAAATTCTGGCTGGATGACGAGTCCGCTGGTTTTGAGAAAACCGACCTGTTCATAGAAAAATCCATCCGGGCTACTTTTGACCTTTTTGAGGTTACACCTTTGGAAAGTGTGATCGACTTTGGCAAGTTTATTTTTAAGGAAAGTATGAGGTAG
- a CDS encoding GNAT family N-acetyltransferase: protein MEIVVTQTGQEEISHFRRQFLNENHFQFIYNKCHDYGWADTYLFMLDGIQVGYGAVWGTDRRQDRDSIFEFYIIPPFRKFTNQIFPQFQARVRGEYIESQSNDFLLTSMLYEYCDAVRAEAILFEDHYKSELKLPDVLFRKVSEFDQLAGDGYDYLLEHDGEIVATGGFMLNYNFPYADIYMQVNEPFRRKGLGSFLVQELKAEAYRIGRVPAARCNIDNKISKATLLKAGFKICGFRLKGNIQKTENVS from the coding sequence ATGGAAATTGTAGTTACCCAAACCGGTCAGGAAGAAATCTCGCATTTCCGCAGGCAGTTCCTGAATGAAAATCACTTCCAGTTTATATACAACAAATGTCATGACTATGGCTGGGCCGACACCTATCTGTTCATGCTCGATGGCATACAGGTAGGCTATGGTGCCGTTTGGGGTACGGACAGGCGCCAGGACAGGGACAGTATTTTTGAATTTTATATCATTCCGCCTTTCCGGAAATTCACAAATCAGATTTTTCCGCAATTTCAGGCAAGGGTGAGAGGGGAATATATTGAAAGCCAAAGCAACGATTTCCTGCTTACCTCCATGCTCTACGAATATTGTGACGCTGTCAGGGCAGAAGCTATCCTGTTTGAGGATCACTACAAAAGCGAGCTGAAATTACCCGATGTTTTATTCCGGAAAGTATCCGAATTTGACCAGTTGGCTGGGGACGGTTACGACTATCTTCTGGAACACGATGGAGAAATTGTAGCCACCGGGGGCTTCATGCTCAATTATAATTTTCCTTATGCCGACATTTATATGCAGGTCAACGAACCATTCCGCCGCAAAGGGCTGGGAAGTTTTCTGGTCCAGGAATTAAAGGCAGAAGCCTACCGCATCGGACGAGTTCCGGCTGCAAGATGTAATATTGACAACAAAATATCCAAAGCCACCCTGCTCAAAGCAGGCTTTAAAATATGTGGTTTCAGACTTAAGGGAAATATCCAAAAAACAGAAAATGTCAGTTGA
- a CDS encoding PQQ-dependent sugar dehydrogenase has product MLPFLANRKTLPILLACLILRVFVAKAQPVLNVEPFVSGFNLPVKVTHAGDARLFVAEMGGHIRIVKNGAILPVPFLDISDKINEPTYSGIYSIAFHPQFQDNGYFYVMYCKKSEAAFQVSRFNQSSSDADLANSSELPIVTIPYSNSGGHRGGDLAFGKDGMLYISTGDNGPGSRGDAGDPDNNSQNPGLLFGKMLRIDPLTSSPSDNFTSNIWALGLRNPWRFSFDRQTGDLWLGDNGQDGWEEINYREYPFDNTVLNFGWSCLEGSQTYNPDHCNPGTTYTPPRVVYPGFTNNGGKSASVQGGYVYRGQNYPSLKGCYIFGDYSSGKIGYVNKDGSTGFYPDLSYPSIISFGEDQNGELYILSMQNGTLSKLAGSADPLPVKLKSFSAKVENCQVLLRWSAAEDSNFSHFEIERLQGNTYHKIADTKRNSDHSYTWVDKTPTAGTNIYRLKMVDRDHSYAYSRGISVAVACREISVFPNPASAHVIIRGSAAGDKVRLFSVTGELVRSETVISSDHHLDIHHLPAGTYELELTNIGLAWKSKVIRE; this is encoded by the coding sequence ATGCTCCCTTTCCTGGCAAATCGAAAAACGCTTCCCATTTTATTGGCTTGTCTCATCCTGCGCGTGTTTGTTGCAAAAGCTCAGCCGGTACTTAATGTTGAACCCTTTGTCAGCGGATTCAACCTTCCTGTGAAAGTTACCCATGCCGGTGACGCAAGGCTTTTCGTTGCCGAAATGGGTGGCCACATCCGGATTGTGAAGAATGGCGCTATCCTGCCGGTCCCTTTCCTGGATATCTCGGACAAAATCAATGAGCCTACTTACTCCGGAATTTACAGTATAGCATTTCATCCCCAGTTTCAGGACAACGGTTATTTTTATGTCATGTACTGCAAAAAATCAGAGGCAGCATTCCAGGTATCCCGCTTTAACCAGTCTTCTTCCGACGCCGATCTTGCGAACTCTTCCGAATTACCTATTGTGACCATACCTTATTCCAATAGCGGAGGCCACCGAGGAGGCGACCTGGCATTTGGCAAAGACGGAATGTTATACATTTCCACCGGCGACAACGGGCCCGGTAGCCGGGGAGACGCCGGGGACCCTGATAACAATTCGCAAAATCCGGGACTGCTGTTTGGTAAAATGCTGCGAATTGACCCGCTCACCAGTTCTCCGTCTGACAACTTCACCAGCAATATCTGGGCACTTGGCTTGCGAAATCCCTGGCGTTTCAGTTTTGACAGGCAAACCGGAGACCTGTGGCTGGGCGACAACGGACAGGATGGCTGGGAGGAAATCAATTATAGGGAGTATCCTTTTGACAACACCGTCTTAAACTTTGGATGGAGCTGCCTGGAAGGTAGCCAGACTTACAATCCAGACCACTGCAATCCGGGTACTACCTACACACCTCCAAGGGTTGTTTACCCTGGTTTCACCAATAATGGCGGGAAAAGCGCATCGGTTCAGGGAGGATATGTGTACCGTGGCCAAAACTATCCGTCGCTGAAAGGGTGTTACATTTTTGGAGATTATTCCTCCGGTAAGATCGGGTATGTCAATAAGGACGGCTCTACCGGCTTTTACCCGGACCTCAGTTACCCCTCCATTATTTCTTTTGGAGAAGACCAGAACGGTGAATTATACATTTTATCCATGCAGAACGGGACCCTGTCCAAGCTGGCAGGATCCGCTGACCCGCTGCCTGTGAAATTAAAATCGTTCTCAGCCAAAGTTGAAAACTGCCAGGTATTGCTCCGTTGGTCTGCTGCCGAAGACAGCAATTTTTCTCATTTCGAGATAGAACGGCTTCAGGGCAACACCTATCATAAAATAGCTGATACCAAACGTAATTCTGATCATTCGTATACTTGGGTTGATAAAACGCCGACGGCGGGCACCAACATTTACCGGCTAAAAATGGTCGACAGGGATCATAGTTATGCGTACAGCCGTGGTATTTCCGTTGCAGTTGCCTGCCGGGAAATCTCGGTTTTTCCTAATCCTGCTTCGGCCCATGTTATCATACGGGGAAGTGCTGCCGGCGATAAAGTCCGACTGTTTTCTGTAACCGGAGAGCTTGTGCGTAGCGAAACTGTAATTTCCTCTGATCACCATTTGGACATCCATCATCTGCCGGCGGGTACCTACGAGCTAGAACTGACCAATATTGGGCTAGCCTGGAAGTCAAAAGTAATCAGGGAATAA